The DNA sequence AAGGAAAGCAAACGCCTCGCGCAAACCACTTTTCTCGCTCGACTGCTTTTTCCGCCGCATCCCATTCAGAAATGGGAATGGTGCAGCAAAGGTTTGCCCCTTCTTCTCCTCTCCCCGCTCCATGCCCACCCAGAGATGTCCGGTAGCAGCCGGCAGCATGTCATTCGCCATCGAGGAGCGCGTCAGTGCGctatgtctgtgtgttttttcgtttgccgttgctgctgctgtacctcTTCCTTTACCGGACATTGGGAGCAAGACAGCAGGGTcgcatgggggggggggagaggaagGGATGAACGGTTGAGCCTCTTCAACTCTGAACACAACCGGACCCCGGGGTGACCGGTTAAGAattgcaacaacagcaacaaaaacgtCGCAACAAAATCCTCACCCGAGCGTcgagcgaaaagaaaaacggccACTTGATGGAGTACCTGTTTGACTTATATCTTGTGTGAAGGTTTTTCCCACCCCCTCACCCCCGTACCACCGTCCCGGGTCCGCAACATTCccgtcttttttttcttcttcttcttcctctttcccTCCTGTTAAGGAGCCGTTCTCTGAAGAACCACCGTGCCGTGCCTGTCACCAATCCGTCGGCCCACTGCCGAACGTTTCGCGCCACGAGACTTTCCTTTCTCGTGCGAGCTTGCTGCGCACTTTCTCGCCCATACTGCTCCTGCGCGCCCAGGTCCAGGGATTCGGGGTCGCAAAATGAGTCTCTCCTGTTCCCTCTCACATAACCCTCTACCCGCACTATAACTCGATCGGTAACCGTGGCAGAAGGTGAAACTTCTGGCCCGTTGCATCGTACCGATAGGCAAGGTACTCGTGTGTCACCTGCACACAGGTCCCCGGTCGGCATCTTCTCCAAACTACAACCGCCCTTCTCCCTCCCCATTATCGGGCTTCAGAGCGGATACCGTACGGTTTTGATAGTCATCAAATGATTTCTAATCATGTTTACGTACACGAGGCAGGCAGCTCGCGGTCAGGTGAGGTGAACGAAGAGATGAAAGCACGGTACGTTCCATTGAAGAAATCCGCGTGTACCAGGGGATATTCAATTACGGTGCGATGAGTTGGAAAATGGACATAGCTCATTAAACGATTcgcaattattattatgatgcGATGTGGTTGGGAATCCGGAATGTCCTCTACTTTCTGCCTCTACAGCATCTAGATCTGCTGAGGATGTGTACCCTTtgtctgtctctctttttatAGATTTCTCTTAGTTATCTCCCGATCTCCAAGAATTACATTACAAGTACTCCTAGAATCCCCAGACATTCTTCAAAACCTCAGGCATTCCATCTGCTCTACGGCGCTGTTTGGTAGGAGTAGTAGGCATTCGGATCCATCCTGGTACAGTTCGTCTGCGGGATGGGGAACATGTTCTCGACATCTATATCGTACCTCGGCAGCTTCTCGCTGTGGACCGAGCCAAAAAACAACAGAGTTATCAGCAAATAGAacgagcatcatcatcatcattgtcaGCAACTCACCGCAAAAAGTTGATCACATTCTGCCCGAGGGTAGGCTCACGGGCAAGCATCAGCGCCGAGAGGTACTTCTGGGATTTCGTCTTCTCCGCACAGTGCATGATGAGGGCCCAGCTCCGATAGTCCGTGTCAATCACGTAGGTGTTGTAGATCTCTTCATCTGTCGACGGGGAAAGGTGCAAATCAGCCGCACTCCTACTCAGgtgcctctctctctttctctctctcgcgtgAAGCCTACAGAATGTACGCGCTACTCACAGCTACTCTCTGCGTGCACCCAGTGCGCCGGCTGGCCGTAGTTCGGAATGATCCAGGTAATGTTGCCCTGCTGGAAGGTGGCGAGCGGGTCGTCCAAAAACACGTACGTAAAGTTCATCGTCACGTACCCATCGGAGGTGACGAACGAGCTGCGCATGCACCCGTACTCCGGGAACATCTCGGTCGAGGCGAAGTACTGTATCACGTACCAGGAGCCCATCATCGCGTTCAGCCCGAAGTTGCGCATCGCCCGGACCTGCGGCGGAAGCGAAGGGGGAGATATGAGTTGGGTTTTGTCTTTTATTTCAGCAAACGAGGGCCAGTACACAGGCCCTTGGGGCCAACCACCTTCGGGCAGCGGTCGTTGCGGGGCCGTCGTCGCGGTATCTGCCCAGCCCCATCGTCgacgagcaggaggaggagcagcagcagtgccacCAGCAGACAGCAGCTCCGGGCGTGCAGCGTCACACGAACCATACTGTCCCGCCCGCTGTCTCGGTTGgggttgtgtgagtgtgggagTGCTGAGGACCTGGGTGTAGTCGCTCGGGCCGTTGGTTTCGCTGCAAGTAGATGCACACCGGGATGTAACAATCTTGGGCCCATTTACGTCAGCCAAAAGTATTCAATTACTAATCTAATTGCAGATCGCGCGGCGAGTAGCTCGACAATCGATACGGTTccccaacccaacccaccATGTGCGCAACTTTCCTCCTTTCCCATTGTGAAATCCAAAAGCCCAACCGCGAAGAGTAGCGAAAACGGGGAAACAAAAACgtcatatacacacacacgcgcgcgcgcgagcgaaCACATTTCCTTCTTTTCGCGGAAAGGGAACTTTCGCCCGACTGCCAGAGAAGGTAATTTTCAAGGGCCTCCCCATGCTGGCATATAGGTACGGACGGCTGCTTCATGCTGGCTGCCAGACCCCGCATCCCTCCCCACTTCATCTTCTTCTCTATGCTGCCGAAATCGAAATCATTCCCGAAATCCGACTGCCCACCGGTATCGGTAATGTTTGTACAGTTTGTGTTTGATTGGCGAAAACAAATGAAGCAAATCGTTTTCCCAACCTTTTTTCGTTCGCACTTTGGGAGCTGCTCGGCGGTAGGGCCGGAATGGAGGGTGGGGAATCGATGTTTTCACCCAGCACCCACCGCAGAGATGTGAATGAGATTGGGTGTACGAGATGGTTTGGTGGCTTgctttgcgtttgtttgttttttattttttatttcgccgttaaaacaaattattgcCCCGATCGTATCGGTTTCGTTCGAAAGCAGAAACATTCCAGAGCAGCTTGCCGTGGGGAGGGGGATGTATGTGGGGAAGGGTTTGCAGATCGCGGGAATTGATGAAAAAATACGTAAACGAAattaaagcaaagcaaaaaccaaacacacacacacacactttaaaTGCTAGGTAGCAATAAAGGGAAGTGAAAATTCCGATGCCATTCAATCACAAACTCTCCTTCCTGCaccacctttttttgttgttgttgccaagTGTGGCAGTTTAACACAAACACTGattttatgtgtttatctTCGATTTTGGGATGCAAGAAAATGAGCGAAAAGGAGGAGCAAAAAACGTCAATTAACTTCCGGGGTGGTGGAAGTAGTGGTGGATGGTGCCGAAATGATTAGACTGAGAGCGTCATGCGCGCACGTGCGCGGCTCAAGCTCCAACCCGTGTTGTTTGGCACGCGTTTATGGAGCCGACGGGAAGGGGAGAATTATTTGGAAAATAGCAATTAATTAAGGAAGGTGCGCACACTAATACAATATATGTGTATGATGGATAGAAaacactttttctttttttttaacacggAGGTGGGGGCTAAGAGAAAGAGTAACCACCAAAGGGAATGGAGGAGAATTGAACACTGGTCTGGTCTTGTACTCTACCGGTGCTTTGTACCAATAGACTACCGGGACGCTCTCACGATGCGAAcacaaaattcaacaaaacactTACACCAACACGACAATAATCAACGTGCAAACTAGGAGTTATCTAGGAAGAATTGTCTCGTAGCAATTGAAACAGCAGCTATTTCCTTTCTGATTGTAGATTTGTTCTTGCTATCGGTTGAAGGATGTCTGATTAATCGGTGGGATCAACACTTAAAAACCCGTGCTACTCACAAGAGCTTCGCTAGCGGCAACACTGAATGCGTTTTGACTCGTTACAGCGTGTTCCAGTGGTATGTAgaacataacaacaacaacaaaacacacgatAAAGTGATCGTCTCGTTCTCGTGCTGAAGCTTGCGCAGCTTGAGGCCACTAGGCGATAAGCGGCTCAGATATGGTTCGTACGAATGCAGCGGAGAAGCATCTAGAACAGGGATCGGCAGTCTTTAcagaagctttttttgtgtgtgctgaatatgcaattaaaatattcagattTTTATTTGGAATAGACATCATCTAAACTATGATTTATAAACAAATGaacgtaaataaataaatcaatcaatcaatcaatcaacaaCCAATTATAATGTCTATTTTGTGAATAAAGTGTAGtaaaaaaagtgtcaaaaattCTGAAATGTCTATCACTCCACATCATGTTTCGATTGTTAGCTACATTCAGATTAAAAATTTACTATGTGTATAACAGTAGGAAGTGCGCTAATACTACAATGTAAAAATCGTTGAAGatctttccagaaccttttcCTTCAGGAAAGATTTTGAAAACT is a window from the Anopheles merus strain MAF chromosome X, AmerM5.1, whole genome shotgun sequence genome containing:
- the LOC121591451 gene encoding apolipoprotein D, whose translation is MVRVTLHARSCCLLVALLLLLLLLVDDGAGQIPRRRPRNDRCPKVRAMRNFGLNAMMGSWYVIQYFASTEMFPEYGCMRSSFVTSDGYVTMNFTYVFLDDPLATFQQGNITWIIPNYGQPAHWVHAESSYEEIYNTYVIDTDYRSWALIMHCAEKTKSQKYLSALMLAREPTLGQNVINFLREKLPRYDIDVENMFPIPQTNCTRMDPNAYYSYQTAP